A window of Fragaria vesca subsp. vesca linkage group LG7, FraVesHawaii_1.0, whole genome shotgun sequence contains these coding sequences:
- the LOC101307053 gene encoding mannose-1-phosphate guanylyltransferase 1-like isoform 1, protein MKALILVGGFGTRLRPLTLSVPKPLVDFANKPMILHQIEALKAIGVTEVVLAINYQPEVMLNFLKEFETKVGIKITCSQETEPLGTAGPLALARDKLIDQSGEPFFVLNSDVISEYPLKEMIEFHKSHGGEASIMVTKVDEPSKYGVVVLEESTGKVEKFVEKPKLFVGNKINAGIYLLNPEVLDRIQLRPTSIEKEVFPKIASENKLFAMVLPGFWMDIGQPKDYITGLRLYLDSLRKKSSSKLAKGTHIVGNVLVDETATIGEGCLIGPDVAIGPGCVVESGVRLSRCTVMRGVRIKKHACISGSIIGWHSTVGQWARVENMTILGEDVHVSDEIYSNGGVVLPHKEIKSSILKPEIVM, encoded by the exons ATGAAGGCACTTATTCTCGTTGGAGGTTTTGGAACACGTTTGAGGCCATTGACACTTAGTGTCCCTAAGCCACTTGTTGACTTTGCCAACAAACCCATGATCCTGCATCAG ATCGAGGCGCTGAAGGCAATTGGTGTGACTGAAGTGGTTCTGGCTATCAATTACCAACCAGAG GTGATGCTGAATTTCTTAAAAGAGTTTGAGACAAAGGTTGGGATCAAGATCACTTGTTCACAAGAGACTGAACCCCTAGGCACTGCTGGTCCTCTTGCTCTTGCTAGGGACAAACTGATAGACCAATCTGGTGAACCCTTCTTTGTCCTTAACAGTGATGTTATCAGTGAGTACCCACTAAAAGAAATGATTGAATTCCATAAATCCCATGGAGGAGAGGCATCTATAATGGTGACCAAG GTGGATGAGCCATCAAAATATGGAGTGGTGGTTTTGGAAGAGTCTACAGGGAAAGTGGAGAAATTTGTGGAGAAACCAAAATTGTTTGTTGGCAACAAAATCAATGCTGGAATATATTTGTTAAATCCTGAAGTTCTTGATCGTATTCAACTGAGACCAACCTCAATTGAGAAAGAGGTTTTCCCAAAGATTGCATCAGAGAATAAGCTCTTTGCAATGGTCCTCCCAGGGTTTTGGATGGACATTGGACAGCCAAAGGATTATATCACAGGCCTGAGACTGTACTTAGACTCGTTGAGGAAGAAGTCTTCATCTAAGTTGGCCAAAGGCACTCACATCGTGGGAAATGTTTTGGTTGATGAGACTGCTACGATTGGTGAGGGGTGCCTGATTGGACCAGATGTTGCAATTGGTCCCGGTTGTGTGGTCGAATCAGGAGTTAGACTTTCTCGCTGCACAGTAATGCGTGGTGTTCGGATCAAGAAGCATGCTTGCATTTCCGGCAGTATCATTGGGTGGCACTCCACTGTTGGACAATGGGCTCGTGTGGAGAACATGACTATCCTCGGTGAAGATGTTCACGTAAGTGATGAAATCTACAGCAACGGAGGTGTGGTTTTGCCTCACAAAGAAATCAAGTCGAGTATTTTGAAGCCAGAGATTGTTATGTGA
- the LOC101307537 gene encoding CASP-like protein At3g53850-like — MKVFFGSPGRISGLLLRIGQCSFAAASIGVMVSSHGFYSSTAFCYLIASMGLEFLWSFGLACLDFHALRSKRSLQNPVLVSLFVVGDWVTATLSLAGACSSAGVVVLYSRDLDYCGKMLPCTRFQIGVAFAFISWFLLAVSSLVMFWLLGAV, encoded by the exons ATGAAGGTGTTTTTTGGGAGTCCAGGAAGGATAAGTGGGCTTCTACTCAGAATTGGACAGTGCTCTTTTGCTGCTGCTTCCATTGGGGTCATGGTGTCTTCTCATGGCTTCTACAGCTCTACTGCATTTTG CTATTTAATTGCATCAATGGGGCTTGAATTCCTATGGAGCTTTGGACTTGCTTGCCTTGATTTTCATGCCTTGAGGTCAAAGAGGAGCTTGCAGAATCCTGTTTTAGTGAGCCTATTTGTTGTTGGAGATTGG GTGACGGCTACTCTTTCACTGGCAGGTGCATGCTCATCGGCTGGGGTGGTAGTCCTGTACTCGAGAGACTTGGATTACTGCGGAAAGATGCTTCCATGCACCAGGTTCCAAATCGGGGTGGCTTTTGCTTTTATCTCATGGTTCCTCCTCGCTGTTTCCTCACTTGTCATGTTTTGGCTGCTAGGTGCAGTGTAA
- the LOC101307833 gene encoding uncharacterized protein At2g39795, mitochondrial-like, translating to MAFTSILRRSASSLAPLASRLVRGQRNYHAAVFTAINHSSFAARKPSLSPLAPNPRYYSKADDSLLRVIDAEIQCAEETDEQEIEEVPSGFPFKVEDVPGFQTVKLTRTYQDEEIEVEVHMPDLVTGEGEDDDVDDDGNEHANQSSIPLVVTVSKGNGAPVLEFSCNAYPDEIAIESLLVKNPDTAEDQIAYEGPDFNDLDENLQKSFHKYLEIRGIKPSTTNFLHEYMINKDSREYKNWLKKLKQFVQV from the exons ATGGCTTTCACTTCCATCCTTCGCCGATCGGCCTCATCTCTGGCCCCACTAGCCTCCCGCCTCGTCCGCGGCCAACGGAACTACCACGCCGCCGTGTTCACCGCCATAAACCACTCCAGCTTCGCCGCCCGGAAGCCCTCTTTGAGCCCTCTGGCCCCCAACCCTCGCTACTACTCCAAGGCCGACGACAGCCTTCTCCGAGTCATCGACGCCGAGATTCAGTGCGCCGAGGAGACCGATGAGCAGGAG ATTGAAGAGGTTCCGAGTGGTTTCCCTTTTAAGGTGGAAGATGTGCCCGGATTTCAGACTGTGAAACTAACCAGAACGTATCAAGATGAAGAGATTGAGGTGGAAGTTCACATGCCTGATCTTGTTACTGGTGAAGGTGAGGATGATGATGTGGATGATGATGGTAACGAGCATGCCAATCAATCGAGCATTCCATTGGTCGTGACCGTCTCCAAAGGTAATGGGGCTCCGGTTCTTGAGTTTAGCTGCAATGCTTATCCTGATGAGATTGCAATTGAGAGCTTGCTAGTCAAGAATCCTGACACTGCTGAGGATCAAATCGCCTATGAAGGGCCGGACTTCAA TGATCTGGATGAGAATCTCCAGAAGTCATTCCACAAGTACTTGGAGATCAGGGGAATTAAGCCCAGCACAACCAACTTTTTGCATGAGTACATGATCAACAAAGACAGCAGGGAATACAAGAATTGGTTGAAGAAACTGAAACAGTTTGTTCAAGTTTGA